One Clupea harengus chromosome 12, Ch_v2.0.2, whole genome shotgun sequence DNA segment encodes these proteins:
- the LOC105912637 gene encoding 4-galactosyl-N-acetylglucosaminide 3-alpha-L-fucosyltransferase 9-like yields the protein MCVYFTAKNMKLFRSYRWIPMAFVLACLTFFGSLLIQCPSSVNAVQKPEQVILNTTNTIALIWYWPFGMSYNLGANICHDLFEIPNCILVEDRSRFSEADFVIFHHRELSNGQQKLPVHLTRPQKQRWVWFSQECPENNLNMKPLAGHFNFTMSYRLDADITAPSGRLVPQNFGTGLTVEEFIPKDKSSLACWVVSNFSPHHKRTAVYNKLKTIIPVDVYGGAVNKRLDDKTLLPTISRCYFYLAFENSISRDYITEKFWYNALVGGAVPVVLGPPREQYEAVAPKDSFIHVDDFSSVEDLGEFLRKLAEDKQRYASYFNWRLKYTVEPNMWIKRTCEFCSKVSSLQTHKVYKDLDAWQRE from the coding sequence ATGTGTGTTTACTTTACAGCCAAAAACATGAAGCTGTTCCGTTCCTATCGGTGGATTCCAATGGCTTTTGTCCTTGCCTGTCTGACATTTTTTGGTAGTCTGCTTATCCAATGTCCTTCATCGGTGAATGCTGTTCAAAAACCTGAACAGGTCATCCTTAATACCACCAATACCATAGCTCTAATATGGTACTGGCCCTTTGGGATGTCATATAATCTGGGAGCCAATATTTGTCATGACCTCTTCGAAATACCAAACTGCATCTTGGTGGAGGATCGGTCCCGGTTCTCTGAGGCAGATTTTGTGATTTTCCACCACAGAGAGTTGTCCAATGGACAACAGAAGTTGCCCGTGCACCTCACCCGACCACAGAAGCAGAGGTGGGTTTGGTTTTCTCAGGAATGCCCAGAGAATAATTTGAATATGAAGCCCTTGGCCGGACACTTCAATTTCACCATGTCTTACCGCCTCGATGCAGACATCACTGCACCATCTGGCAGGTTGGTACCACAGAACTTTGGAACTGGATTGACAGTGGAAGAATTCATACCAAAGGACAAGTCTTCTTTGGCATGTTGGGTGGTGAGTAACTTTTCACCACACCACAAAAGAACAGCTGTATACAATAAACTGAAAACAATTATACCAGTAGACGTGTATGGTGGAGCAGTAAATAAACGTCTAGATGATAAGACTCTGTTACCCACAATCTCGCGCTGCTACTTCTACCTGGCCTTTGAGAACTCCATATCCAGAGACTACATCACAGAGAAGTTTTGGTACAATGCCCTCGTGGGTGGAGCTGTGCCTGTAGTTTTAGGTCCACCCCGGGAACAGTATGAGGCAGTGGCACCAAAAGATTCCTTCATCCATGTGGACGACTTCAGTTCCGTGGAGGATCTTGGAGAATTCCTTAGGAAACTGGCTGAGGATAAGCAACGCTATGCCTCCTATTTCAACTGGCGACTGAAGTACACTGTGGAACCAAACATGTGGATTAAACGTACATGTGAATTCTGCTCCAAAGTTAGCAGCCTGCAAACACATAAAGTATACAAAGATTTAGATGCTTGGCAaagggaataa
- the LOC105912635 gene encoding alpha-(1,3)-fucosyltransferase 7-like, producing MSTMWTNSRRKWCCLLFLSVVSLPTYSYFILQAFSSLRRAPPSFTGNTTILLWHWPFGKPCNLSGDVCLEHWGIHGCLLVDNRSLFSRANLVVFHNHELMSGRQKLPLKRIRPSGQRWVWLSLESPENNGKSWVQRKHFDYIMTYRRDADITIPYGQLVSKEAENDGTVGAFIPKGKTSLACWVVSNYSKHHKRTAVYEKLKKVIPVEVYGRAVNKYLDAHNLLPTISRCYFYLAFENSISTDYITEKFWYNALVGGAVPVVLGPPREQYEAVAPKDSFIHVDDFRSIEELGNFLKKLAEDKERYAKYFAWKQQHTVKLYRDWRERLCAICAKLRKPNT from the coding sequence ATGTCTACCATGTGGACTAATTCTAGGAGGAAGTGGTGctgtcttctcttcctctctgtcgtTTCTCTCCCAACCTACTCTTACTTCATACTACAGGCCTTCTCTTCCCTGAGAAGAGCCCCCCCTAGTTTTACAGGCAACACTACCATTCTACTGTGGCACTGGCCTTTTGGAAAGCCATGCAACCTGAGTGGAGACGTGTGCTTGGAGCACTGGGGCATCCATGGATGCCTTTTGGTGGACAACCGTTCCTTATTTTCCAGGGCAAATTTGGTGGTCTTCCATAATCATGAGCTGATGTCAGGTCGGCAGAAGTTGCCGTTGAAACGTATCCGTCCATCGGGCCAGAGGTGGGTCTGGCTATCCTTGGAGAGCCCAGAGAACAATGGGAAAAGCTGGGTgcaaagaaaacactttgactACATCATGACCTACAGACGAGATGCCGACATAACCATCCCTTACGGACAACTGGTGTCTAAAGAAGCAGAGAATGACGGTACAGTCGGTGCCTTTATACCAAAGGGAAAAACCTCCCTGGCATGCTGGGTTGTGAGTAACTATTCAAAACATCATAAGAGAACAGCTGTGTATGAGAAGCTAAAAAAGGTCATTCCTGTGGAGGTGTATGGCAGAGCTGTTAATAAGTATTTGGATGCACATAATCTGTTACCCACCATCTCTCGTTGCTACTTTTACCTGGCTTTTGAGAACTCTATATCCACGGACTACATCACAGAGAAGTTTTGGTACAATGCCCTCGTGGGTGGAGCTGTACCTGTAGTTTTAGGTCCACCCCGGGAACAGTATGAGGCAGTGGCACCAAAAGATTCCTTCATCCATGTGGACGACTTCAGATCAATAGAGGAGCTTGGAAACTTTCTCAAGAAACTGGCTGAGGATAAGGAACGCTATGCCAAATACTTTGCCTGGAAACAACAGCATACTGTCAAACTGTACAGGGACTGGCGGGAGAGACTCTGTGCTATCTGCGCTAAGCTCCGAAAACCTAACACCTAA